Proteins encoded in a region of the Mycolicibacterium chitae genome:
- a CDS encoding neutral zinc metallopeptidase encodes MTWGRGLAAMVLTAALATGCSSSVAGEAVSPLYDPFRVGGLPAVDGPSGIREDAPEPVGTVDNTDGADVDRLAVLAVDDVTEFWSQHYADALPGEFEPVEKLMSFDSNDPASPWVCGGRTYRLVNAFFCPPLALLAWDRGVMVPVARKFFGDMSVVALIAHEYGHAVQRMAGLIDKDTSTLVIEQQADCFAGAHQRWVVEGNSPRFTLDTGDGLNHVLAAALTVRDPLMPAIVAELLDVDEHGNALDRISAFQLGFINGAQTCAAIDDQEVRQRRGDLPRSLELGDDGTVQSGDMAIDESVLAALMGDLDAIFLLSDPPTLSLDPRECAGPQPGTPVAYCPDGNVLGVDLPALQRFAAPASELRNLVLLQGDNTALSALTSRYVLAVQREREVALDTAEAALRTACLTGFAQQAMAEPVPGRQLVLTAGDVDEAVAGLLVNGIVASNVTGATVPAGFTRIVAYRSGLLGDPELCYTRFGRAGNG; translated from the coding sequence ATGACGTGGGGGCGCGGCCTGGCGGCGATGGTACTGACCGCGGCCCTGGCCACCGGCTGCAGCAGCAGCGTTGCGGGCGAAGCGGTTTCGCCGCTGTACGACCCGTTCCGGGTGGGCGGGCTCCCCGCCGTCGACGGCCCCAGCGGGATACGCGAGGACGCCCCGGAACCGGTCGGCACGGTGGACAACACCGACGGCGCCGACGTCGACCGGTTGGCGGTGCTGGCAGTCGACGACGTCACCGAGTTCTGGTCGCAGCACTACGCAGACGCCCTGCCCGGCGAGTTCGAGCCCGTCGAGAAGCTGATGTCCTTCGACTCGAACGACCCGGCGAGCCCGTGGGTGTGCGGCGGGCGCACCTACCGTCTGGTCAACGCCTTCTTCTGCCCGCCCCTGGCCCTGTTGGCCTGGGACCGCGGCGTGATGGTTCCCGTCGCGCGGAAGTTCTTCGGGGACATGTCGGTGGTGGCGCTGATCGCCCACGAGTACGGCCACGCCGTGCAGCGGATGGCCGGCCTGATCGACAAGGACACCTCCACGCTGGTCATCGAACAGCAGGCGGACTGCTTCGCCGGTGCGCACCAACGCTGGGTGGTGGAGGGCAATTCGCCGCGGTTCACCCTCGACACCGGCGACGGGCTCAACCACGTGCTGGCCGCCGCGCTCACCGTCCGCGACCCGCTGATGCCGGCGATCGTCGCCGAACTGCTCGACGTCGACGAGCACGGCAACGCTCTGGACCGGATCAGCGCCTTCCAACTGGGCTTCATCAACGGCGCGCAGACGTGTGCGGCCATCGACGACCAAGAGGTGCGGCAGCGCCGCGGCGACCTGCCGCGCAGCCTCGAACTCGGCGACGACGGCACGGTGCAATCCGGCGACATGGCGATCGACGAATCGGTGCTCGCGGCGCTGATGGGCGACCTCGACGCTATCTTCCTGCTGTCCGACCCGCCGACGTTGTCGCTCGACCCGCGGGAGTGCGCCGGCCCGCAGCCCGGCACCCCGGTGGCCTACTGCCCGGACGGCAACGTCCTCGGCGTCGACCTACCCGCCCTGCAGCGGTTCGCGGCCCCGGCCAGCGAGCTGCGGAATCTGGTTCTGCTGCAAGGCGACAACACCGCGCTGTCGGCGCTGACATCGCGCTACGTCCTGGCCGTGCAGCGCGAGCGCGAGGTGGCGCTGGACACCGCCGAGGCGGCGCTGCGCACCGCATGCCTGACGGGGTTCGCGCAGCAGGCGATGGCCGAGCCGGTACCGGGCCGACAGCTGGTGCTGACCGCCGGCGACGTCGACGAGGCCGTGGCCGGGCTCTTGGTCAACGGGATCGTCGCCAGCAACGTCACCGGGGCCACCGTGCCCGCCGGCTTCACCCGGATCGTGGCGTATCGGTCGGGGCTGCTCGGCGACCCAGAACTGTGTTACACCCGGTTTGGCCGAGCCGGAAACGGATAG
- a CDS encoding APC family permease, whose product MNESLEAAEERSGLRAKGLAEGKVGTVSGAILGISCVAPGYTLTASIGLIVAAVGLKMPAIFIAGFIPMFLTAYAYRELNSRAPDCGASFTWSTKAFGPYVGWMCGWGMVIATIIVLSNLAAIAVEFLYLFIAELFASPGIAELADNLLINILTTVALIVLATVIASRGITTSERVQYVLVGFQMVVLIAFAVVAIAQVNLGDAPAGLAFDLDWFNPFSGLALGAFVIGVTGSIFAFWGWDTCLTLGEESKDPTKTPGRAGLLCVISILLTYLLVAVAVMMYAGVGETGMGLDNADNADNVFGVLATPVLGSWGGLLLFAAVFASSVASLQTTFLPVARAMLAMGAYGAFPAKFAEVHPRHLAPVFSTVVAGVVTAVFYTVVSLLSESTLLDTIAALGIMICWYYGITAFACIWYFRRELFTSARNFVFKLLFPLLGGLMLAAVFVISVQESMDPENGSGSEIGGIGLVFFMGFGILAFGAVLMLVMRLRSPAFFQGHTLTRDTPVSEQTAGL is encoded by the coding sequence GTGAACGAATCACTCGAGGCCGCCGAAGAGCGCAGCGGCCTGCGCGCCAAGGGTCTGGCCGAGGGCAAGGTCGGCACGGTGTCCGGCGCCATCCTCGGCATCTCCTGCGTGGCGCCCGGATACACCCTGACCGCCAGCATCGGGTTGATCGTCGCGGCCGTCGGCCTCAAGATGCCGGCCATCTTCATCGCCGGGTTCATCCCGATGTTCCTGACGGCCTACGCCTACCGCGAACTGAACTCCCGGGCACCGGACTGCGGGGCCTCGTTCACGTGGTCCACCAAGGCATTCGGGCCCTACGTGGGGTGGATGTGCGGCTGGGGCATGGTGATCGCCACCATCATCGTGCTGTCGAACCTCGCCGCGATCGCCGTGGAGTTCCTCTACCTGTTCATCGCGGAACTGTTCGCCAGCCCCGGCATCGCCGAGTTGGCCGACAACCTGCTGATCAACATCCTCACCACGGTCGCGCTGATCGTGCTGGCCACGGTGATCGCCAGCCGCGGGATCACCACCAGCGAGCGCGTGCAGTACGTGCTGGTCGGCTTCCAGATGGTGGTGCTCATCGCGTTCGCCGTCGTCGCGATCGCCCAGGTCAACCTCGGCGACGCGCCGGCCGGCCTGGCCTTCGACCTGGACTGGTTCAACCCGTTCTCCGGTCTGGCGTTGGGGGCCTTCGTCATCGGCGTCACGGGCTCGATCTTCGCGTTCTGGGGCTGGGACACCTGCCTGACACTCGGCGAGGAATCCAAGGATCCCACCAAAACCCCCGGGCGGGCCGGCCTGCTGTGCGTGATCTCGATCCTGCTGACCTACCTACTGGTCGCCGTGGCGGTGATGATGTACGCCGGCGTCGGCGAGACCGGCATGGGGTTGGACAATGCGGACAACGCCGACAACGTGTTCGGCGTGCTGGCCACGCCGGTGCTCGGGTCCTGGGGCGGGCTGCTGTTGTTCGCCGCGGTGTTCGCCTCCTCGGTGGCCAGCCTGCAGACCACCTTCCTGCCGGTGGCGCGGGCGATGCTGGCCATGGGTGCCTACGGCGCGTTCCCGGCGAAGTTCGCCGAGGTGCATCCACGGCATTTGGCGCCGGTGTTCTCCACCGTGGTCGCCGGGGTGGTCACCGCGGTCTTCTACACCGTGGTCAGCCTGCTGTCCGAATCCACCCTGCTGGATACCATTGCGGCACTGGGCATCATGATCTGCTGGTACTACGGCATCACGGCCTTCGCCTGCATCTGGTACTTCCGTCGCGAATTGTTCACCAGCGCACGCAATTTCGTGTTCAAGCTGCTGTTTCCGCTGTTGGGCGGACTGATGCTGGCCGCGGTGTTCGTGATCTCGGTGCAGGAGAGCATGGACCCCGAGAACGGCAGCGGATCCGAGATCGGCGGCATCGGCCTGGTGTTCTTCATGGGCTTCGGCATCCTGGCCTTCGGCGCGGTGCTGATGCTGGTGATGCGGCTGCGCAGCCCGGCGTTCTTCCAGGGGCACACCCTGACGCGCGACACCCCCGTCTCCGAGCAGACCGCCGGCCTCTGA
- a CDS encoding error-prone DNA polymerase, protein MGWSNGPPSWGEMQRVLSGKPRRAGLPLAEPTRDGGDSPAWTSKRADYRPPGHAVRRSTVPYAELHAHSAYSFLDGASTPEELVEEAARLDLRAIALTDHDGLYGVVRFAEAAAELAVRTVFGAELSLGNVARTDTPDPPGPHLLVLARGPEGYRRLSRQLSAAHLAGGEKGKPRYDFDALTEAAGGHWHILTGCRKGHVRQAFSEGGPEAAEAALADLVDRFGQNRVSVELSRHGHPGEHETNAALAGLARRFGVSVVATTGAHFAEPSRGRLAMAMGAIRARQSLDEAAGWLAPLGGAHLRSGDEMAQLFTDFPDAVTAAAELGEQCAFGLQLIAPQLPPFDVPDGHTEDSWLRELVLTGAADRYGPPQGAPRAYAQIDHELAVIEHLSFPGYFLVVHDITRFCRQHRILCQGRGSAANSAVCYALGITAVDPIANDLLFERFLSPARDGPPDIDIDIESDQRELVIQYVYDRYGRDYAAQVANVITYRARSAVRDMARALGFSQGQQDAWSKQISRWNGLAEAPEVGDIPEQVIELATEIKNLPRHMGIHSGGMVICDRPIADVCPVEWARMANRSVLQWDKDDCAAIGLVKFDLLGLGMLSALHYAVDLLAEHKGIEVDFAKLDLSEPAVYEMLQRADSVGVFQVESRAQMATLPRLKPREFYDLVVEVALIRPGPIQGGSVHPYIRRRNGLEPVTYDHPSMESALRKTLGIPLFQEQLMQVAVDCAGFSPAEADQLRRAMGSKRSTEKMRRLRGRFYAGLREQHGIDGPLAERIYEKLEAFANFGFPESHALSFASLVFYSSWLKLHHPAAFCAALLRAQPMGFYSPQSLVADARRHGVRVHGACVNASLAHATLENGGNDVRLGLGAVRHIGEELAQRLVAERDRCGPFGSLVDLTGRVPLTVPQTEALATAGALDCFGISRREALWAAGAAAAERPDRLPGVGTSSRVPALPGMSALELAAADVWATGISPDSSPMQFLRAELDARGVVPADRLLSVPDGTRLLVAGAVTHRQRPGTAQGVTFMNLEDETGMVNILCSPGVWSRYRKLAQTAPALVIRGIVQNASGAVTVVADQMNPIDMRVGSRSRDFR, encoded by the coding sequence GTGGGCTGGAGTAACGGGCCGCCGAGCTGGGGCGAGATGCAGCGGGTGCTCAGTGGCAAGCCCCGCCGGGCCGGCCTGCCGCTGGCCGAACCGACCCGCGACGGCGGCGACAGTCCGGCCTGGACCAGCAAGCGGGCCGACTACCGCCCGCCGGGGCATGCGGTCCGCCGCTCGACGGTCCCGTACGCCGAACTGCACGCGCACTCGGCCTACAGCTTTCTCGACGGCGCCAGCACCCCGGAGGAGCTCGTCGAGGAGGCCGCGCGGCTGGACCTGCGGGCGATCGCGCTGACCGACCACGACGGCCTCTACGGCGTGGTGCGCTTCGCCGAGGCCGCCGCCGAGCTAGCGGTGCGCACGGTGTTCGGCGCCGAGCTATCGCTGGGCAACGTCGCCCGCACCGACACCCCGGACCCGCCCGGGCCGCACCTGCTGGTCCTGGCCCGTGGGCCCGAGGGCTACCGCAGGCTGTCCCGGCAGCTGTCGGCCGCCCACCTCGCCGGCGGTGAGAAAGGGAAACCACGGTACGACTTCGACGCGCTGACCGAGGCGGCCGGCGGGCACTGGCACATCCTGACCGGGTGTCGGAAAGGGCATGTGCGCCAGGCCTTTTCTGAGGGTGGCCCGGAGGCCGCGGAGGCGGCGCTGGCCGACCTGGTGGACCGCTTCGGGCAGAACCGGGTCAGCGTCGAACTGAGCCGGCACGGCCACCCCGGCGAGCACGAGACCAACGCGGCCCTGGCGGGGCTGGCCCGTCGCTTCGGGGTGTCGGTGGTGGCGACCACGGGCGCGCACTTCGCCGAGCCGTCCCGCGGCCGGCTGGCCATGGCCATGGGTGCCATCCGCGCGCGGCAGTCCCTCGACGAGGCCGCCGGGTGGCTGGCCCCGCTGGGCGGCGCGCATCTGCGGTCCGGCGACGAGATGGCGCAACTGTTCACCGATTTCCCCGACGCCGTCACCGCCGCGGCCGAACTGGGCGAGCAGTGCGCCTTCGGCCTGCAGCTGATCGCCCCGCAACTGCCGCCGTTCGACGTCCCCGACGGCCACACCGAGGACAGTTGGCTGCGCGAGTTGGTGCTGACGGGCGCCGCCGACCGCTACGGCCCGCCGCAGGGCGCCCCGCGCGCCTACGCCCAGATCGACCACGAACTGGCGGTCATCGAGCACCTGTCGTTCCCGGGCTATTTCCTGGTGGTGCACGACATCACCCGGTTCTGCCGGCAGCACAGGATCCTGTGCCAGGGCAGGGGATCGGCCGCCAACTCCGCGGTCTGTTACGCCCTGGGCATCACGGCGGTGGATCCCATCGCCAACGACCTGCTCTTCGAACGCTTCCTGTCCCCGGCCCGCGACGGGCCGCCCGACATCGACATCGACATCGAATCGGATCAGCGCGAACTGGTGATCCAGTACGTCTACGACCGCTACGGCCGCGACTATGCCGCACAGGTCGCCAACGTCATCACCTACCGGGCGCGCAGCGCGGTCCGGGACATGGCTCGCGCCCTGGGCTTTTCGCAAGGGCAGCAGGATGCGTGGAGCAAGCAGATCAGCCGGTGGAACGGGTTGGCAGAGGCACCGGAGGTGGGCGACATCCCCGAGCAGGTGATCGAGCTGGCGACCGAGATCAAGAACCTGCCGCGGCACATGGGCATTCACTCCGGCGGGATGGTCATCTGCGACCGCCCGATCGCCGACGTGTGCCCGGTGGAATGGGCCCGGATGGCCAATCGCAGTGTGCTGCAATGGGACAAGGACGACTGCGCCGCGATCGGCCTGGTGAAGTTCGACCTGCTCGGCCTCGGCATGCTCTCGGCCCTACACTACGCGGTGGACCTGCTGGCCGAGCACAAGGGCATCGAGGTCGACTTCGCCAAGCTGGACCTGTCCGAACCGGCGGTCTACGAGATGCTGCAGCGCGCCGACTCCGTCGGGGTGTTCCAGGTGGAATCCCGCGCCCAGATGGCCACGCTGCCCCGCCTCAAGCCGCGGGAGTTCTACGACCTGGTGGTCGAGGTGGCGCTGATCCGGCCCGGCCCCATCCAGGGCGGTTCGGTGCACCCCTACATCCGTCGTCGCAATGGTCTGGAACCGGTCACCTACGACCACCCCTCGATGGAATCGGCACTACGGAAAACCTTGGGAATTCCGCTGTTTCAGGAACAGCTCATGCAGGTCGCGGTGGACTGCGCGGGCTTCTCCCCGGCCGAGGCCGACCAGCTGCGCCGGGCCATGGGATCCAAGCGGTCCACCGAGAAGATGCGCCGATTGCGCGGCCGCTTCTACGCCGGTCTGCGCGAACAACACGGGATCGACGGGCCCCTGGCTGAACGGATCTACGAGAAGCTCGAGGCGTTCGCCAACTTCGGTTTCCCGGAGAGTCACGCGCTGAGTTTCGCCTCGCTGGTCTTCTACTCGTCGTGGCTCAAGCTGCATCACCCCGCGGCGTTCTGCGCGGCGCTGCTGCGCGCCCAACCGATGGGCTTCTACTCGCCGCAGTCGCTGGTTGCCGATGCCCGCCGGCACGGCGTGCGGGTGCACGGCGCGTGCGTGAACGCCAGCCTGGCCCACGCCACGCTGGAGAACGGCGGGAACGACGTGCGGTTGGGCCTGGGCGCGGTGCGCCACATCGGCGAGGAGTTGGCGCAGCGCCTGGTGGCCGAGCGCGACCGGTGCGGCCCGTTCGGATCGCTGGTGGACCTCACCGGCCGGGTGCCGCTGACGGTGCCGCAGACCGAGGCGTTGGCGACGGCGGGTGCGCTGGACTGCTTCGGCATCAGCCGCCGCGAGGCGCTGTGGGCGGCCGGGGCCGCCGCCGCCGAACGGCCCGACCGGCTCCCGGGGGTGGGAACGTCGTCCCGCGTGCCGGCCCTGCCCGGGATGAGCGCGCTGGAGTTGGCCGCCGCCGACGTCTGGGCCACCGGCATCTCGCCGGACAGCTCCCCGATGCAGTTCCTGCGCGCCGAACTCGACGCGCGCGGGGTGGTGCCCGCGGACCGGCTGCTGTCCGTCCCGGACGGTACCCGGCTGCTGGTGGCCGGGGCGGTGACGCATCGGCAGCGGCCCGGGACCGCCCAGGGGGTGACCTTCATGAACCTCGAGGACGAGACCGGGATGGTCAACATCCTGTGCTCGCCGGGGGTCTGGTCGCGGTACCGCAAGCTGGCCCAGACCGCCCCGGCGCTGGTGATCCGCGGCATCGTGCAGAACGCCAGCGGCGCCGTCACCGTCGTCGCCGACCAGATGAACCCGATCGACATGCGGGTCGGTTCGCGCTCGCGCGACTTCCGCTGA
- a CDS encoding universal stress protein, which yields MSAPTTHRGILVGVDGSPSATVAVDWAAREAASRKVPLTLVYVLSPPVMMMWPEVAMPPSYSQWQEEQGREILAEATKVAQAAAKADGGVEVRTEMPTGPSQSVLIELSAEADLVVVGSRGRGALARGLLGSVSSNVVRHAHCPVAVIHDEDPMMDNPSQAPVVVGIDGSPASEVATSIAFDVASRRGVELVAFHAVSDADVIEIPGVDYETLEERAHVILAERLAGWQERYPDVTVRRVVEWGRPANALVKQAENAQLLVVGSHGRGGFTGMLLGSVANSVAQAAKMPVIVARKP from the coding sequence ATGTCCGCGCCCACGACGCATCGAGGGATTCTGGTCGGTGTCGACGGATCGCCGTCGGCCACCGTGGCGGTCGACTGGGCCGCGCGGGAGGCGGCGTCCCGAAAGGTGCCGCTGACCCTGGTGTATGTGCTGAGCCCGCCGGTGATGATGATGTGGCCGGAAGTGGCGATGCCGCCGAGCTACTCGCAGTGGCAGGAGGAGCAGGGCCGCGAAATCCTCGCCGAGGCAACCAAGGTCGCCCAGGCCGCGGCCAAGGCCGACGGCGGCGTCGAGGTGCGCACCGAGATGCCGACGGGCCCGTCGCAGTCGGTGCTGATCGAACTCTCGGCCGAGGCCGACCTGGTGGTCGTGGGTAGCCGCGGTCGCGGTGCGTTGGCGCGCGGCCTGCTCGGTTCGGTCAGCTCCAACGTGGTCCGGCACGCGCACTGCCCGGTGGCGGTCATCCACGACGAGGATCCGATGATGGACAACCCGTCGCAGGCCCCCGTGGTGGTCGGGATCGACGGGTCGCCGGCCTCGGAGGTCGCCACCTCGATCGCCTTCGACGTGGCCTCGCGCCGCGGCGTCGAACTCGTCGCGTTCCACGCGGTCAGCGACGCCGACGTGATCGAGATCCCCGGCGTGGACTACGAGACGCTGGAGGAACGCGCGCACGTCATCCTCGCCGAACGGCTGGCCGGGTGGCAGGAGCGCTACCCCGACGTCACCGTCCGCCGCGTGGTGGAGTGGGGCCGACCGGCAAACGCGCTGGTCAAGCAGGCCGAGAACGCGCAACTGTTGGTGGTCGGCAGCCACGGGCGCGGTGGGTTCACCGGGATGTTGCTCGGTTCCGTGGCCAACTCGGTGGCCCAGGCCGCGAAGATGCCGGTCATCGTGGCCCGCAAACCTTGA
- a CDS encoding universal stress protein yields the protein MKLVIGYLATPGGADALALGLRFARSMGADVEICLILPPARLPALGGSPAGYEKLIAERTDAWIADALAQVPDGVVARGHRYIAESFAEGLISEVVRLQADLLVVGGSGGGLAGSRSLGSVVNELLYSAPVPVAVAPRGLRESRVDRVGGITCAIGERAGADLLLDTAVRFSAAAEAPLRLVSLVALDPVFGSLRGDADAAREHAVAHALRTLEQAKGELPKGFPVTSSVLEGQSVEDAVAQLTWHDGDIIMVGSSRLSAPRRLFLGSTAAKMLRVLDVPMIVVPRDQLSEEDLP from the coding sequence ATGAAACTGGTGATCGGATACCTGGCCACCCCCGGCGGTGCCGACGCGCTGGCACTGGGTCTGCGGTTCGCCCGCAGCATGGGTGCCGACGTGGAGATCTGCCTCATCCTGCCGCCGGCGCGCCTGCCCGCCCTGGGCGGTTCGCCGGCCGGCTACGAGAAGTTGATCGCCGAGCGCACCGACGCCTGGATCGCCGACGCGCTGGCGCAGGTACCCGACGGAGTGGTGGCGCGCGGGCATCGCTACATCGCGGAATCCTTCGCCGAGGGGCTGATCAGCGAGGTCGTCCGCCTGCAGGCCGATCTGCTGGTGGTCGGCGGCTCCGGCGGCGGGCTGGCCGGCAGTCGCTCGCTGGGCTCGGTGGTCAACGAACTGCTGTACTCCGCTCCCGTACCGGTGGCGGTGGCGCCGCGCGGGCTGCGCGAGTCCCGGGTGGACCGCGTCGGCGGAATCACCTGCGCCATCGGCGAACGCGCCGGTGCCGACCTGCTGCTCGACACCGCGGTGCGCTTCAGCGCCGCGGCCGAGGCACCGCTGCGGCTGGTGTCGCTGGTGGCCCTGGATCCGGTGTTCGGTTCGCTGCGCGGCGACGCCGACGCCGCCCGCGAACACGCCGTGGCCCACGCGCTGCGGACCCTGGAACAGGCCAAAGGCGAGCTCCCCAAAGGCTTTCCGGTCACCTCCAGCGTCTTGGAGGGGCAATCGGTGGAGGACGCGGTCGCCCAACTCACCTGGCACGACGGCGACATCATCATGGTCGGCTCGAGCCGGCTCAGCGCCCCGCGGCGGCTGTTCCTCGGCTCGACCGCGGCCAAGATGCTGCGCGTGCTCGACGTTCCGATGATCGTCGTGCCCCGCGACCAACTCAGCGAAGAGGACCTGCCGTGA
- a CDS encoding Acg family FMN-binding oxidoreductase, with the protein MMPRTIVDAEVIKQAVAVASRAPSLHNSQPWTWVADGPELQLFADRSRILRAADTAGREALISCGAMLDHLRIAMAAAGWQSFVERFPNPNDLSHLASVDFQRAGYVSDATRARATAILRRRTDRLPFSPPNDWDILRPVLHELVDSDAVHLHVIDDALRGELVEASRLTEALRRQDPDYQSELDWWTAPFELDEGIPRSALNSVPEADRVGINRAFPIDGPGERRAATGPDQARILVLSTPEDSREDALLAGEALSTVLLECTAVGLATCTVTHLTETEAGRTVIAELLGSTRSPQALVRVGRAPALEQAPAPTPRRQVTDVLKFRR; encoded by the coding sequence CTGATGCCCCGGACGATCGTCGATGCCGAGGTGATCAAGCAGGCCGTCGCGGTCGCCTCGCGGGCGCCGTCGCTGCACAACAGCCAGCCCTGGACGTGGGTGGCCGACGGCCCCGAACTGCAGTTGTTCGCCGATCGCAGCCGGATCCTGCGCGCGGCCGACACCGCGGGCCGGGAGGCGCTGATCAGCTGCGGGGCCATGCTGGACCACCTGCGGATCGCGATGGCCGCGGCCGGCTGGCAGTCCTTCGTCGAGCGGTTCCCCAACCCGAACGACCTGAGCCATCTGGCCTCGGTGGACTTCCAGCGCGCCGGCTACGTGAGCGACGCCACCCGGGCGCGGGCCACCGCGATCCTGCGCCGGCGCACCGACCGGCTGCCGTTTTCGCCGCCCAACGACTGGGACATCCTGCGGCCGGTGCTGCACGAGTTGGTCGATTCCGACGCGGTGCATCTGCACGTCATCGACGACGCGCTGCGCGGCGAACTGGTCGAGGCGTCCCGGCTCACCGAGGCACTGCGCCGGCAGGACCCCGATTATCAGTCTGAACTCGACTGGTGGACAGCGCCGTTCGAACTCGACGAGGGCATTCCGCGCAGCGCCCTGAACTCGGTGCCCGAGGCCGACCGGGTGGGGATCAACCGCGCCTTCCCCATCGACGGCCCCGGCGAACGCCGGGCGGCGACCGGCCCGGATCAGGCCCGCATCCTGGTGCTCTCGACCCCGGAGGACAGCCGCGAGGACGCGCTGCTGGCGGGCGAGGCGCTGTCGACCGTGCTGCTGGAATGCACCGCGGTCGGGTTGGCGACCTGCACGGTCACCCATCTGACCGAGACCGAGGCCGGCCGCACGGTGATCGCCGAACTGCTGGGGTCCACGCGGTCGCCGCAGGCGCTGGTGCGAGTGGGCCGCGCCCCGGCGCTCGAGCAGGCGCCGGCACCCACCCCGCGCCGGCAGGTGACCGACGTCCTGAAGTTCCGGCGGTAG
- a CDS encoding bifunctional aminoglycoside phosphotransferase/ATP-binding protein — translation MHRDFDARAADQPYAQVRETHTGVVILVGDRAYKAKRPVVTDFLDFSTHSAREHALARELELNNRLAPHAYLGIAHLDGPTAGEREPVLVMNRYSDEVRLSTRVRNNVETVPAELERVAMVLAEFHGRAARSREIDAEARVLAIKGRWDDNLVELEKFAAGDAPVVSADTVRRVKELAHQYISGRAVLFADRISLRRIVDGHGDLMADDIFCVDGHPNLLDCMDFDDKLRYVDGLDDAAFLAMDLEFLGRPDLAEAFLDRYCGRAADEAPRSLRHFYIAYRAGVRAKVDCIRHAQGHPEAAADAARHLELALEHLRAAVPRLVLVGGGPGTGKTTLARSLAERIGARVISTDDVRKDLERDDVIAGAPGELDAGLYTPENVATVYKVVLRRAHSMLAAGETVILDGTWRDPSHRELARALAAKAHAILLEMACTTPLAEAQDRITQRRNSTSDATPEIARSIDEQQAGAVWDSAHRIATDRPLADSVAEAQQLCCLAI, via the coding sequence ATGCACCGGGACTTCGACGCGCGCGCCGCCGACCAGCCCTACGCGCAGGTCCGCGAAACCCATACCGGTGTCGTGATTCTGGTGGGGGACCGCGCCTACAAGGCCAAGCGGCCCGTCGTCACCGACTTCCTGGACTTCAGCACGCACAGCGCGCGCGAACACGCGCTGGCGCGGGAACTCGAGCTCAACAACCGGCTGGCCCCGCACGCCTACCTGGGGATCGCCCATCTGGACGGCCCGACGGCCGGGGAGCGCGAGCCCGTGCTGGTGATGAACCGCTACTCCGACGAGGTCCGGTTGAGCACCCGGGTCCGCAATAACGTCGAGACCGTGCCCGCCGAGCTGGAACGCGTGGCGATGGTGCTGGCCGAGTTCCACGGTCGCGCGGCGCGGAGCCGGGAGATCGACGCCGAGGCGCGCGTGCTGGCCATCAAGGGCCGCTGGGACGACAACCTGGTGGAGCTCGAGAAGTTCGCCGCCGGCGATGCCCCCGTGGTCTCGGCCGACACCGTGCGCCGGGTCAAGGAGTTGGCGCACCAATACATCTCCGGGCGGGCCGTGCTGTTCGCCGATCGGATCTCGCTGCGCCGCATCGTCGACGGGCACGGCGATCTGATGGCCGACGACATCTTCTGCGTCGACGGCCATCCGAACCTGCTGGACTGCATGGACTTCGACGACAAGCTGCGCTACGTCGACGGTCTCGACGACGCGGCGTTCCTGGCCATGGACCTGGAGTTCCTGGGCCGGCCGGATCTGGCCGAGGCCTTCCTGGACCGCTATTGCGGGCGCGCCGCCGACGAGGCGCCGCGGTCGCTGCGGCATTTCTATATCGCCTACCGGGCCGGGGTGCGGGCCAAGGTGGACTGCATCCGGCATGCTCAGGGCCACCCCGAGGCCGCCGCGGACGCCGCGCGTCACCTCGAACTGGCGCTCGAGCATCTGCGCGCCGCGGTGCCGCGGCTGGTGCTCGTGGGCGGCGGGCCGGGCACCGGCAAGACCACGCTGGCCCGCTCGCTGGCCGAACGGATCGGCGCACGGGTGATCTCGACCGACGACGTCCGCAAGGATCTCGAGCGCGACGACGTCATCGCCGGTGCGCCCGGTGAACTCGACGCCGGCCTGTACACCCCGGAGAACGTGGCCACGGTGTACAAGGTGGTGCTCCGCCGCGCGCACAGCATGCTCGCGGCGGGGGAGACGGTGATCCTCGACGGCACCTGGCGTGACCCGTCGCACCGCGAACTCGCCCGCGCGCTGGCCGCCAAGGCTCATGCCATCCTGCTCGAAATGGCCTGCACCACACCGTTGGCCGAGGCGCAGGACCGGATCACCCAGCGCCGCAACAGCACCTCGGATGCCACCCCCGAGATCGCCCGCAGCATCGACGAGCAACAGGCCGGGGCGGTCTGGGACAGCGCCCACCGCATCGCCACCGACCGGCCCCTGGCCGACTCGGTGGCCGAAGCCCAGCAGCTGTGCTGTCTGGCGATCTGA